One genomic region from Terriglobus aquaticus encodes:
- a CDS encoding non-canonical purine NTP pyrophosphatase has product MVLYVATTNPGKLRDFALAAERLAGTGSAGEVRFETIPGLSTIPAPEEDQDSFEGNARLKAEYYSRRAPGLLVLADDSGLEVDALEGRPGVRSARFAADLGREDADGDTDRANNEALMLAMLEQTDRRGRYRCVLALARDGEVLATAEGSLEGEVLNDPEGDGGFGYDPLFYVPEMGCTMAQVGPEDRLRLSHRGRALRRLLAEYPALG; this is encoded by the coding sequence ATGGTTCTGTATGTGGCGACGACGAATCCGGGCAAGTTGCGGGATTTTGCGCTTGCGGCGGAGCGACTGGCTGGCACCGGGAGTGCTGGCGAGGTGCGATTCGAGACGATCCCCGGCCTGAGCACGATCCCCGCGCCGGAGGAGGATCAGGACAGCTTTGAGGGCAACGCCCGCCTGAAGGCCGAGTACTACTCCCGGCGTGCGCCCGGATTGCTGGTGCTGGCAGACGATTCAGGCCTGGAGGTGGATGCGCTGGAGGGTCGTCCGGGCGTGCGATCGGCGCGGTTCGCGGCCGACCTGGGCCGTGAGGATGCGGATGGGGACACGGATCGGGCCAACAACGAGGCACTCATGCTGGCCATGCTCGAGCAGACGGATCGCCGCGGTCGGTACCGGTGCGTTCTGGCGCTGGCTCGTGATGGCGAGGTGCTAGCCACGGCAGAAGGTTCGCTGGAGGGCGAAGTCCTGAACGACCCGGAAGGCGACGGCGGATTCGGGTACGATCCTCTGTTTTATGTGCCGGAGATGGGGTGCACGATGGCGCAGGTGGGGCCCGAGGACCGGCTTCGGCTTTCGCACCGCGGGCGAGCGCTACGGAGATTGCTGGCTGAGTACCCTGCCCTGGGCTGA
- the rpoN gene encoding RNA polymerase factor sigma-54, producing the protein MLQPKLHLRVSQRQVLTPGLVQMVNVLALNKLELKDMINAEVVENPLLEEIDDTSVSLDELAGREGDRELSAEQKTAEQERAEKDPFEEIDFGSYFQDYLDPGYRTGGGVSTEDVDSPSFEHFLTKPSTLTDHLLWQLSSMSLRPEVRSAAEWIVGNLEESGYLTASMEELTAGSGDLSISTEAACEALGVVQGLDPIGVGARSLAECLQLQLAMHLRDLQALVEEEGGDESTDARDLHLRLAMRIVQEFLPLLQKRDIRELSRLLGATPEQAQAAIAVIRTLDPRPGQRFEHHETRLIEPDVAFARRGDAWAVVMNEEDMPALRLNAGYRRMLRQGTADREVQDYVKERYRSAVQLLRNIEQRKNTIVRTCEAIVRRQGDFLERGVDALRPMMIKEVAEEIGVHPSTVSRAVSNKYVHTPQGVYELRFFFTEGVNGPEGGDLPLMLLKKKVKKLIEEEDPAKPLTDDALVAELAKQGIQVTRRSVAKYRDDMQIPSTHQRRRRT; encoded by the coding sequence CTGCTCCAGCCCAAGCTCCATCTGCGGGTCTCTCAACGCCAGGTTCTCACTCCAGGCCTGGTGCAGATGGTCAATGTTCTGGCCTTGAACAAGCTGGAACTGAAGGACATGATCAACGCAGAGGTGGTGGAGAACCCCCTGCTGGAAGAGATTGACGACACGTCAGTTTCGCTGGATGAGCTGGCCGGCCGTGAGGGCGACCGCGAGCTGTCTGCCGAGCAGAAGACGGCCGAGCAGGAGCGCGCGGAGAAGGACCCCTTCGAAGAGATCGATTTCGGAAGCTACTTCCAGGACTACCTCGATCCCGGGTATCGCACGGGTGGGGGTGTCTCGACAGAGGATGTCGATTCACCCTCCTTTGAGCATTTCCTGACCAAGCCGAGCACGCTGACCGACCACTTGCTGTGGCAGCTGAGCTCGATGTCGTTACGGCCGGAGGTACGATCGGCGGCGGAGTGGATCGTCGGCAACCTGGAAGAGAGCGGGTATCTGACTGCCTCGATGGAGGAGCTGACCGCGGGGTCAGGTGATCTATCGATCTCGACCGAAGCGGCGTGTGAAGCGCTGGGGGTCGTACAGGGGCTGGACCCGATCGGCGTAGGCGCGCGCAGCCTGGCCGAGTGCCTGCAACTGCAACTCGCGATGCACTTGCGCGATCTGCAGGCGCTGGTGGAAGAAGAGGGCGGTGACGAGTCAACCGACGCGCGAGATCTGCATCTCCGGCTGGCCATGCGGATTGTGCAGGAGTTCCTGCCTCTGCTGCAGAAGCGGGACATACGTGAATTGAGCCGCCTGCTGGGAGCCACGCCCGAGCAAGCGCAGGCAGCCATTGCGGTGATACGAACGCTGGACCCGCGCCCAGGACAGCGGTTTGAACACCATGAAACGCGGTTGATTGAGCCGGACGTGGCCTTTGCCCGCCGCGGAGACGCCTGGGCCGTGGTGATGAACGAGGAAGACATGCCGGCGTTGCGGCTGAACGCGGGCTATCGCCGCATGCTGCGCCAAGGCACCGCCGACCGCGAAGTGCAGGACTATGTGAAGGAGCGGTACCGGTCTGCCGTGCAATTGCTCCGGAACATCGAACAGCGCAAGAACACCATTGTCCGCACGTGTGAGGCGATTGTGCGAAGGCAAGGCGACTTCCTGGAGCGTGGCGTGGATGCGCTGCGGCCGATGATGATCAAGGAAGTGGCGGAAGAGATCGGCGTGCATCCGTCCACGGTGAGCCGCGCCGTGTCCAACAAATACGTGCATACGCCGCAGGGTGTGTACGAGCTGCGCTTCTTTTTCACCGAAGGCGTGAACGGGCCCGAGGGCGGCGATTTGCCCCTGATGCTGCTGAAAAAGAAAGTAAAGAAGCTGATTGAAGAGGAAGACCCGGCAAAGCCGCTGACGGACGATGCCCTGGTCGCCGAACTGGCGAAGCAAGGCATCCAGGTGACGCGGCGATCCGTGGCGAAGTACCGCGACGACATGCAGATTCCGAGCACCCACCAGCGCCGTCGGCGAACCTAA
- the lptB gene encoding LPS export ABC transporter ATP-binding protein produces the protein MRTLQTEGIAKTYGGRQVVRGVDLCIEQGEVVGLLGPNGAGKTTSFYMIVGLVRPDAGRILADKEDISRLPMYLRARDHGISYLPQEPSVFRKLTVEENILAILETQPGNWERRRARAGELLEQLNLTHIRETRGYALSGGERRRVEIARCLCIQPSFILLDEPFSGIDPIAVLDLQEIIFSLKNQGIGVLITDHNVRETLSVTDRAYIIAEGRIFRQGTPGELGRDPEVKRIYLGNNFQM, from the coding sequence ATGCGCACACTGCAGACCGAAGGTATCGCAAAGACTTATGGTGGCCGGCAGGTAGTGCGCGGCGTTGACCTGTGCATTGAGCAAGGTGAGGTGGTCGGACTATTGGGACCGAACGGCGCCGGAAAGACCACCAGCTTCTACATGATTGTCGGCTTGGTCCGGCCGGACGCCGGGCGCATTCTCGCGGACAAGGAAGACATCTCGCGGCTGCCCATGTACCTGCGCGCCCGCGATCACGGGATCAGTTACCTGCCGCAGGAACCGTCAGTCTTTCGCAAGCTGACGGTGGAAGAAAACATCCTGGCCATCCTGGAGACGCAACCCGGTAATTGGGAGCGGCGCCGCGCGCGCGCCGGCGAGCTGTTGGAGCAGTTGAACCTGACGCACATCCGCGAAACGCGGGGGTATGCGCTGTCCGGTGGCGAACGCCGACGGGTCGAGATTGCCCGCTGCCTGTGCATCCAGCCATCGTTCATCCTGCTGGATGAGCCCTTCAGCGGGATCGATCCCATTGCCGTTCTGGACTTGCAGGAGATCATCTTTTCTCTCAAGAACCAGGGCATTGGTGTCCTGATTACGGATCACAACGTGCGCGAAACGCTGAGTGTGACAGACCGGGCGTACATCATCGCGGAGGGTCGGATCTTTCGCCAGGGGACACCGGGCGAACTGGGTCGAGATCCAGAAGTGAAGCGCATTTACCTGGGCAACAACTTCCAAATGTAA